Proteins co-encoded in one Halococcoides cellulosivorans genomic window:
- a CDS encoding histone family protein, whose protein sequence is MSVELPFAPVDSIIRRHAGDLRVGSAATERLTRHVQQSGAKLATAAAERAAAEGRKTLMVDDFAVEPDDRDSLELPIAPIDRIARLDIDDRFRVAADARVALATQLEREADRIASVAVELTHHADRRTVTEADVERYFAIEAYFE, encoded by the coding sequence ATGAGCGTCGAGCTACCGTTCGCCCCCGTCGACTCGATCATCCGGCGACACGCGGGTGATCTTCGGGTGGGGTCGGCGGCGACCGAACGACTGACTCGACACGTCCAGCAGTCGGGTGCCAAGCTGGCCACTGCTGCCGCCGAGCGTGCCGCTGCAGAGGGGCGGAAGACGCTGATGGTCGACGACTTCGCGGTCGAGCCGGACGATCGTGACAGCCTGGAACTCCCGATCGCGCCGATCGATCGCATCGCTCGATTGGACATCGACGACCGCTTTCGGGTGGCCGCCGACGCGCGCGTCGCGCTCGCGACCCAACTCGAACGCGAAGCCGACCGGATCGCGAGCGTCGCCGTCGAACTCACGCATCACGCCGATCGGCGCACCGTCACGGAAGCCGACGTCGAGCGGTACTTCGCCATCG